The Plectropomus leopardus isolate mb chromosome 15, YSFRI_Pleo_2.0, whole genome shotgun sequence genome has a segment encoding these proteins:
- the lhb gene encoding lutropin subunit beta: MAVQDTRLMSPLMLSLLLGASSSIWPLAPAAAFQLPPCQPINQTVSLEKEGCPKCHPVETTICSGHCPTKDPVIKIPFSNVYQHVCTYQEFYYKTFELPDCPPGVDPTVTYPVALSCHCGRCAMDTSDCTFESLQPNFCMNDIPFYY, from the exons ATGGCTGTACAGGACACCAGACTGATGTCCCCCTTGATGTTGAGTTTGCTTCTGGGAGCCTCATCTTCCATTTGGCCCCTGGCTCCTGCAG CGGCCTTCCAGCTGCCGCCCTGCCAGCCCATCAACCAGACGGTGTCTCTAGAGAAGGAGGGCTGTCCCAAGTGTCACCCGGTGGAAACAACCATCTGCAGCGGACACTGCCCGACCAAG GACCCTGTCATTAAGATACCGTTCAGCAACGTGTACCAGCATGTTTGCACATACCAGGAGTTTTACTACAAGACATTTGAGCTTCCTGACTGTCCTCCGGGCGTGGACCCCACCGTCACCTACCCTGTGGCTCTGAGCTGCCACTGCGGCCGCTGTGCCATGGACACGTCTGACTGCACCTTCGAGAGCCTGCAGCCAAACTTCTGCATGAATGACATACCTTTCTACTACTAA